The sequence CAAATACAGCCGGGAATATCGCTAACCCTGCCAGTAATATGATAAAAATATTCATACTGACAATTGAAATAGCAGCATGAGGCAGACTTTGGTTTTTCGGTAAGTATGAGCTATAGGTAACCATTACTGACACACCCACACTTAAGGTGAAGAAGGATTGTCCCATTGCGTCTAAAAGTGTCTGGGAGGTTACTTTTGAAAAGTCTGGCTTTAATATGAATTGAATTCCTTCACTAGCACCTGCTAAAGTCACAGCGCGAATGACTAAAATAATAAATAAAACAAATAACGCAGGCATCATAATCCGGCTGGCACTTTCTATTCCTTTTTGGATCCCTCTGGAAACAACGATGATTGTGAACAGCATAAAAATAAGCTGAAATACGATACTTAACAGGGGATCTGCAATTGTTTCATTAAAGACAGCTGTATATTGTTCTGATGAAAGTCCATTCAATTGGCCTGTTATTGCCTTAAATAAATAGATAAGAATCCATCCGCCAATAACCCCGTAAAAAGAAAGCAAAACAAATGAAGTAATCATACCTAAGATCCCAACCCAGTGCCATTTTGTGCCGGGTGCAATTTTTTTATATGAATTGACGGCGTTGTCTTGAGCAGTTCGTCCAATTACGAACTCGGCTAATAATAACGGAAGACCAAGCAGTATGGTAAAAAGAATAAATATAAGAAAAAATGCGCCTCCGCCATTTTGACCAGCGATATATGGGAATTTCCAAATGGCTCCTAAACCAATAGCTGAACCTGCAGCAGCTAAGATAAATCCCACCTTAGAGGACCATTGTTCACGTTCACTCATAAAATCTCTCCTCATTTAGATGTTTAAAAGGGAATACCCGTTATGCGGACGATTCAATTCAAAGCAAAAGATATAAGCTATAAAAAAACGCCCCTACATATGTAGGGACGATTAATCGCGGTACCACCCTAGTTGTGAGACGAAGAGTCTCACCACTCATCATTATAACGGTTATTCACCGTCTTTTGTCAAAGACAAAAGAAGCTCCAGAACTGAATTTCACTTTCCCTTTTGTACCGATTTCCACCATACACCGGCTCTCTATAAACAGGGAAGGAGAAGCTACTTAAATTCCTTCATTGCATGTTATGTATAGATGATTATTCATTTTTAACATGCATGTATTTGATTGTCAACTTCCAATAAACCGAATCAGCTTAAATAGGGGGTGAGCTTATTCTTCAAATCATTTAGTTTTGTAGCATTCCTGTTAAACATATCTTTTGCTTCTTTAGATTCTGTTTCTAAAGCAAAGAGCTCAAGATCAGCCTGACATTTTTTTATCATGGCGAGTAAAAGAGGACGTTCTTGAGGACTCGGAACTTGTTTTTTGTCGTCATACACATCAACCGTGAGTTCGCCATATGAATCTACCTGACCAAGGAAAATATTTTCTGGGAGAACTTCCAATTTTTCAAGCTGAATATTTAGCCACTCTCTTGTCTTTCCGGCTCTTTGCAGCCCATCATCGAGAATTTGTCCATCCATAATAACAGCATTAGGCTCTTTTACATTCGCAACCTTAACATTTAAATCCTTAGCAGTAAGTGGCTGATTTTCTTTTTTAACAAAAACACTTAGTTTTCCATCATGTTCAAGGATAGCTGATTCAACTTCAGACAGGCCATACACATTTTTTTCTCTAAGCAAGCTCATCAGGTCATCAATTGAATACTTTTCCTTTTTTAAATTCTCTTCTAATATTTTGCCATCTTTAATTAAAAAGGTGCTTTTTCCTTCAATAAATTCCCTTGCACTTCTGCTTTTTAAAGAAATGTAGTCGGCTAGCCAGGCGATACCGCCAAATACAAAAATGGCAAGTACACCATTTAGAATATTTGTTTCCAATTTTAATATAACCTCACTAGCTAGACTTCCGATTGTAATTCCGGCAACATACTCAAAAAAGGATAGTTGTGAGATTTGTTTTTTTCCAATCATTTTTGTGATAAGAAATAATATAACAACAAAGAAGAGTGCACGTAAAATAATATCGATATGATCAGGCAATTTATTTCACCCTTTATAATTAGGAGCCTCGGTATTGAGGCTCCTGATTTTCAATTTTCATTAACCGCTGATTTAAATCTTTTTTTACTTCTTCTACCACAAGCATCGACTCATGGAAAATTTTTGCGGCATTTGGATCACGAGAATTTAATGCCAGGGTCGATAATTGTGCTTCAATACCACTGATAGTTGCAATACACTGTTTTACATTAGAGGCTATAGTCATAAAAGATCCTCCAAATATCCTTTAGAAGGACTACCTATTTATTGATTGTATTGTGGTTCTTCTTGCAGAATCTGCTGAACTCTTGGCTCAAGAGAATCGATAATAGCTTGAGTTTGTTGTGCAGCAGTTTGGTAAAGCTGTTTTGCTTGTTTGTTTTGTGTTCCTAATGCAAAGGTTTCTAAGTTTGCTTGCGCACTTTTTAATCCAGCAATTGTTTGTTTAACCTGACTTCCTACTGTCATTCATTCATTCCTTCTTTCTTAAGTGTGTGAAATTGCTTCAATTGTAGTATGACTGAACCTTTAAAAAATATTCGCATGGAATTGTTTGTAAAAATATGGAATGGCTATCGTATCGGGGTATTGGTAAAACAAAAAACAAAGTGAAAAACCCCTGTATCGGCTAAGTTTCGATACAGGGGTTTTGTTTAATCGTCATCAGACTCTTCTTGACTTTTCATTTTAGATGGAAGCCTTCCAGCCCGCTTCGCAGATTCTCTTAATAAGAATTCGATATGAGCGTTGACACTCCTAAATTCGTCGGTTGCCCATTTTTCAATAATCTTATAAACGTCAGGGTCAATCCGTAAAGGGAAGCTCTTTTTTTTAGCCATGATTTCCTATTAATATAAACTTCCTGTATTGATAACCGGCTGGGCAGCACGATCTGATACGATTGCGACCATCAGATTATTGACCATTGCGACTTTACGTTCTTCATCTAACTCTAGTATTTCTTTTTCTTCTAATTGCTGGATCGCCATTTGTGCCATGCCAACTGCACCTTCTACGATTTTTTGCCTAGCTGATACAATGGCAGTTGCTTGCTGACGCTGAAGCATCGCGCTTGCTATCTCTGTTGAGTATGCCAGGTGAGTTAGTCTTGCTTCCATTACTTTAACACCGGCAACTTCAAGACGATCCTGTAATTCAACAGATAGTTCATTTGAAACCTCTTCGGCATTTCCGCGCAGCGTAATTTCAACATTTTCAAAGGTGTCGTATGGGTATTTGGTAGCCACATGGCGGATCGCGGTTTCACTTTGTATTTCTACAAATTCCTCATAATTATCAACATCAAATACTGCTTTGGCAGAGTCAACTACTTTAAAAACAACGACTGCTGCAATTTCAATTGGGTTTCCTTCGACATCATTGACTTTGAGCTTTTTTGTGTTGAAATTTCGAACTCGTAAGGAAACGGTTTTTCTTAGAGTAAGCGGAACGGTAAGGAATAATCCGCTGCTGCGAATGCTTCCTAAATATCGGCCAAAGAATGTAACGACCACGGCTTGGTTTGGCTGTATTACCGTAATCCCGCTAGCAACCAGGACCGCAAGCAATACTAACACGATACCGAGCGGGATAATTTGATTAATCAGTGAAAACACAGCTGCTCCGATAAAAACGACAAATAGCAAAACACCTAAGAATCCATTAATATGCCTTGCATTATTTTCTTTCATTAGAACAATCCCCCTAAAATATAAATCAATTTGATACTATTATGATATCACTTTTGTAAGGATATGTAAATGAAAAAGAAAAAAATAAAAAGCGAAACATTTATTTTCCATTTTTCGTATGTAAACGATGATAAAATGGGGGTATGAAAAAAGGGAGGAATTTAGGTAAACTTGCTCCGTTGATAAAAAAAAGCAACCTAATTAAGGTCGCCTTTCATCTGTTTTTCTATTTTTATCATAAGATTTTAATGCCTGCTGTACTTCTTCTT is a genomic window of Bacillus oleivorans containing:
- a CDS encoding toxin-antitoxin system HicB family antitoxin, which encodes MAKKKSFPLRIDPDVYKIIEKWATDEFRSVNAHIEFLLRESAKRAGRLPSKMKSQEESDDD
- a CDS encoding DUF421 domain-containing protein, with amino-acid sequence MPDHIDIILRALFFVVILFLITKMIGKKQISQLSFFEYVAGITIGSLASEVILKLETNILNGVLAIFVFGGIAWLADYISLKSRSAREFIEGKSTFLIKDGKILEENLKKEKYSIDDLMSLLREKNVYGLSEVESAILEHDGKLSVFVKKENQPLTAKDLNVKVANVKEPNAVIMDGQILDDGLQRAGKTREWLNIQLEKLEVLPENIFLGQVDSYGELTVDVYDDKKQVPSPQERPLLLAMIKKCQADLELFALETESKEAKDMFNRNATKLNDLKNKLTPYLS
- a CDS encoding SPFH domain-containing protein, whose protein sequence is MKENNARHINGFLGVLLFVVFIGAAVFSLINQIIPLGIVLVLLAVLVASGITVIQPNQAVVVTFFGRYLGSIRSSGLFLTVPLTLRKTVSLRVRNFNTKKLKVNDVEGNPIEIAAVVVFKVVDSAKAVFDVDNYEEFVEIQSETAIRHVATKYPYDTFENVEITLRGNAEEVSNELSVELQDRLEVAGVKVMEARLTHLAYSTEIASAMLQRQQATAIVSARQKIVEGAVGMAQMAIQQLEEKEILELDEERKVAMVNNLMVAIVSDRAAQPVINTGSLY
- a CDS encoding sodium-dependent transporter; translated protein: MSEREQWSSKVGFILAAAGSAIGLGAIWKFPYIAGQNGGGAFFLIFILFTILLGLPLLLAEFVIGRTAQDNAVNSYKKIAPGTKWHWVGILGMITSFVLLSFYGVIGGWILIYLFKAITGQLNGLSSEQYTAVFNETIADPLLSIVFQLIFMLFTIIVVSRGIQKGIESASRIMMPALFVLFIILVIRAVTLAGASEGIQFILKPDFSKVTSQTLLDAMGQSFFTLSVGVSVMVTYSSYLPKNQSLPHAAISIVSMNIFIILLAGLAIFPAVFAFHLEPNAGPVLLFNVLPTVFSQLPFGMLFFIAFLVLFLFAALTSAFSLLEIIVSVISNGKPEQRLKWSWILGLAIFALGVPSALSFGILAEVKIFGKTIFDFADYTVSNVLLPFGALLISIFVPLKMKRSLLYSELKKGNWLKKGLFEAWYITIRYVAPPLIVLVMMDVLGIW
- a CDS encoding DUF1657 domain-containing protein, with protein sequence MTIASNVKQCIATISGIEAQLSTLALNSRDPNAAKIFHESMLVVEEVKKDLNQRLMKIENQEPQYRGS
- a CDS encoding DUF1657 domain-containing protein is translated as MTVGSQVKQTIAGLKSAQANLETFALGTQNKQAKQLYQTAAQQTQAIIDSLEPRVQQILQEEPQYNQ